From the Devosia sp. FJ2-5-3 genome, the window TCCGTGATCACATCTCGGGTCGAGTTGCTGGTCCCGGAATCGCCGGTGGAGCGGAAGACGAAGGTGTCGTTGCCGGCGCCGCCGGTGAGGGTATCCCGGCCGAGGCCGCCAATGATCGTGTCATTGCCCGCACCACCGTTGATGGTGTCGTTGCCGGCACCGCCATCGATGCGGTCGTTGCCGCCCAGGCCATTGATTGTATTGGCGCTGGCATCACCGGTCAGAACGTCGTCACCCTCGGTCGCGCCCTTGGAAGGGATCGGCGCGGGATCTGGACCTTCAGGCACCGGATCCGGATTGCCCGGCTGGGGCTCACTCGGATTGGACGGCACATAGGCGCCGTCATCGGACAGGCCAGCGACCAGCTGATGTCCATCGGTGGTATTGCCCGACTGGTGGACCGTGGTGTTCGTGTTGAACGTGCCCCACTGGCCCTTGCCGAAATGGTTGTCGATGAACTTGACATCCACCAGCGTGCCCGGGCCGGCCTTGCCGGTCACTGCGTACACGGTGTAGCCGGCGCCCACGAGGAGGTTGTCTTCCACGAGAACGTTGCGGACCGTACCCCAGTCACTCGAGACCATGAGCGCGGAGGTCTGCGAATGGTCGACGATGACCGTATTCCGCTTCACCGTCACATTGCTGGCGTCGATGTTGATGCCGTCATAGTGCGGATCATCCATGTAACCGATCAGGTCGTGGATGTAGTTGCCTTCGATGTGAGTGTTGTTGCCGTTCACATCGATGCCGTCGACGACATGGTGGATGTCGTTCCGCAGGAACGTGCCATGGCCGATAATGCCCTTGCCGGCCTTACCGAGACCATCAAGCTCACTGTCCTGGATGACAGTGCCGGTCACACCCTGTTTGACGTTGATGACCGAGAAGCCGCCACTGGTGATCTTGCTGTTCTGAATAGTTACGTTGTCTGCCTGGATGTAGACCGTTCCCCGAATATCGAGGCCAGACAAAACAGTACCCGCTTTGGTGACAATGATGTCACCCGTGCGCACATCAAGTATAACCCCTTCGGGTAATCCAGTATTAGTTCCATCGGGCCAGTACCCCATAGTTAATCACCTATTCTTTTTATGGAGGCTATGGAAATCTCCCAGCATCTGGGCAATTTTGGGGCTTAAAATCCGCCAGGCAGTGGATGGGTGGCTAGTGGTACTTCTGATTCGTACTAAAAGGGGTGCCGGAGATTTGCTCTTGGGAAGACGTTTTTTGCTTCGGTGTTAGTAATTTGTAACTGTCCGATTAACGCGCGTATTTGAGGCCGGGAGCGACGAGTTGACGCGGGCATTTTTTTGGTTGGCGGTAAGGAAAAAGCGGGATTTTTTGTCGATTCCCGGTCGCCTGATAGCCCGTTCGGTCGATTTTCCGGCTGTAGTTTGGATGCGATAGACTCACCCGATCAGAGCAGACACGTGGGTCCTTGAACCCCGGGGGCATTGTCGATGGGGACGGTAGAGGTTGTCGTTGCGAGGACGATCGAAGCAGTCGAGGCCCTGCGAGCAGTGTGGGCCTCGCTTAACGTTCCCAATATCGATGCCGATATCGACTACTTCCTCACGGTCGTAAAAGAGCTTCCAAGTGCTGTCCGCCCCCATGTCATTCATATCCGCGCCGATGATCGCGACATGCTGGTGGTCGCGCGGATAGAGGATATGCATCTGCCGCTTAAACTGGGCTATTCCACGCTGGCCCAGGTCAGGCTCCGGGGCCTCATTTTGTCGTTCGACGGCATTTTGGGCGCGCGCGGGCGAGCCGACGAAGCGCTCGCCTTTGCCAAGTTGCGCGATGCGCTGGCCTGTGGTGACGCCGACCTCCTCATCGCCCGCAATCTCGACCTTGCCGGCGACCGGCTTGCAGCGGCCATATCCGTCAACCACTGGTTGTTTCGAGGCCACGGGCAGGTGCCCTCCCACCGCTGGGTCATCGACGTCTCAGAAAGCCTTGAGGCGTTCCTGGCCCGGCGCACAGCCTCGACGCGCAAGAAGCTTCGTCGCGAAGAGCGTGAGTTGTTCAAGCATTTCGAGGGTGATGTAGAGCTGCGGTGTTTCCGCGATCCCGACGATCTGGACGAAGCCTGCAGGGACATGACCGCGGTGGCGGCAGTGACCTACCAACACAAGCTGGGTGCCGCGTTCTCGGGTGTGGCGCTCGATCGCGCGCTCCTGCAGTTGGGGTTGAAAATGGGCTGGTCGCGGGTCTGGATGCTCTATTGCGCCGGCCGGCCAGTCGCCTTCTGGCCAGGAACAGCATATGCCCAAGTATTCGCTGTCGGGACGCCGGGATTTGATCCGGTTTATTCTGATTATGCTGTCGGTCGTTTTTCGATGATCAGGATGATCGGCGATCTATCCAGAGATTCATCTGTAAAAATGATGGATTTTGGCCAAGGCGAGGCTGAGTACAAATCCCGCTTCGGGCAAGCTCTGCGGTTGGAGCGGGACATGATGGTAGCTGCACCGCGCCCCTGGCCGGTGGTCGTGCTGTGGATCCACTCCCTCTTCACCCTGGCCAACGAGGGCGCTCGCCAGATGGCCCATTCGTTCAAATGGATCGGCCATCTCAAGACTGCGTGGCGTCGGCGCGGAACTGTCATCGCAACCGACGCCGAGGTCGCACCGTGAGGCAGGACGCAGCACCGGGCATCACTTGCCTTACCTATTGCAGACTTCCCTATGCCGGCGGGGGCTGGCCGCAAAGTTGCGTCAACATTCTTTCCCAATTCGTCTCTCAATCCATACGGCCCATCCTGTTCGTGCCTCGGCGTCGCGCCGAGGGCCCGGAGAACATCGAGTTCCGGCAATGTCTGCACTTCCCGTTCGCCAGGCTGCCCTGGAGCCTGGTGCGGTCCATGGCCGATCGACAGCTTGCCCAGGACTTCAGGCGGGCGCTCGATGCGGCCGATCCGCAATCGACGATCGCCTATTTCTGGCCGGGATCTCCGCCGGAACTGGTCCAGCATGCAAAGCAATT encodes:
- a CDS encoding GNAT family N-acetyltransferase; translation: MGTVEVVVARTIEAVEALRAVWASLNVPNIDADIDYFLTVVKELPSAVRPHVIHIRADDRDMLVVARIEDMHLPLKLGYSTLAQVRLRGLILSFDGILGARGRADEALAFAKLRDALACGDADLLIARNLDLAGDRLAAAISVNHWLFRGHGQVPSHRWVIDVSESLEAFLARRTASTRKKLRREERELFKHFEGDVELRCFRDPDDLDEACRDMTAVAAVTYQHKLGAAFSGVALDRALLQLGLKMGWSRVWMLYCAGRPVAFWPGTAYAQVFAVGTPGFDPVYSDYAVGRFSMIRMIGDLSRDSSVKMMDFGQGEAEYKSRFGQALRLERDMMVAAPRPWPVVVLWIHSLFTLANEGARQMAHSFKWIGHLKTAWRRRGTVIATDAEVAP
- a CDS encoding M10 family metallopeptidase C-terminal domain-containing protein is translated as MRTGDIIVTKAGTVLSGLDIRGTVYIQADNVTIQNSKITSGGFSVINVKQGVTGTVIQDSELDGLGKAGKGIIGHGTFLRNDIHHVVDGIDVNGNNTHIEGNYIHDLIGYMDDPHYDGINIDASNVTVKRNTVIVDHSQTSALMVSSDWGTVRNVLVEDNLLVGAGYTVYAVTGKAGPGTLVDVKFIDNHFGKGQWGTFNTNTTVHQSGNTTDGHQLVAGLSDDGAYVPSNPSEPQPGNPDPVPEGPDPAPIPSKGATEGDDVLTGDASANTINGLGGNDRIDGGAGNDTINGGAGNDTIIGGLGRDTLTGGAGNDTFVFRSTGDSGTSNSTRDVITDFVTGQDKIDLSAIDANSRTSANDGFTFLAENDAIFTKTAGELAWHTDAANNRTIVQIDVNGDGKSDLDIALTGIKQLTARDFVGIAGTSDPAPTLPTTPTPTPTPGPTNAINGTSNADRLTGTNGDDIIDGRAGNDTLVGGNGNDVLIGGTGRDTLTGGAGNDVFQFKAVNEMGTRAGARDVITDFIKGQDKIDLSEIDANSRASGNQAFSFVAGDDTLFNKKPGEIAWHTEKGITVIQGDINGDGRHDFEIQLTGNIQLTEGDFIL